In one Capricornis sumatraensis isolate serow.1 chromosome 1, serow.2, whole genome shotgun sequence genomic region, the following are encoded:
- the PKDCC gene encoding extracellular tyrosine-protein kinase PKDCC, whose amino-acid sequence MRRRRAAVAAGFCASFLLGSVLNVLFAPGSEPPRPGQSPGPSPAPGPGRRGGRGELARQIRARYEEVQRYSRGGPGPGAGRPERRRLMDLAPGGPGLQRPRPPRARPLPDGAPGWPPAPGPGSPGLGPRLGCAALRNVSGAQYLGSGYTKAVYRVRLPGGAAVALKAVDFSGHDLGSCVREFGARRGCYRLAAHKLLKEMVLLERLRHPNVLQLYGYCYQDSEDIPDTLTTITELGAPVEMIQLLQTSWEDRFRICLSLGRLLHHLAHSPLGSVTLLDFRPRQFVLVDGELKVTDLDDARVEETPCTGNADCILEFPARNFTLPCSAQGWCEAMNEKRNLYNAYRFFFTYLLPHSAPPSLRPLLDSIVNATGELAWGADETLAQLEKVLHLYRSGQYLQNSTAGSQAEYQRLPDSTIPQEDYRCWPSYHHGGCLLSVFSLAEAVDICENHAQCQAFVVTNQTTWTGRQLVFFKTGWSHVVPDPSKTTYVRASG is encoded by the exons ATGCGGCGCCGGCGGGCGGCGGTGGCCGCGGGTTTCTGCGCCTCCTTCCTGCTGGGCTCGGTCCTCAACGTGCTCTTCGCACCGGGCTCGGAGCCTCCACGGCCCGGCCAGTCCCCCGGGCCCTCGCCAGCCCCGGGCCCGGGCCGTCGCGGGGGCCGCGGGGAGCTGGCCCGGCAGATTCGAGCGCGCTACGAGGAGGTGCAGCGCTATTCCCGCGGGGGCCCCGGGCCCGGGGCCGGCCGGCCGGAGCGGCGGCGCCTTATGGACCTGGCTCCGGGCGGTCCGGGCCTGCAGCGTCCCCGGCCCCCGCGGGCCCGGCCCCTGCCCGACGGCGCTCCGGGCTGGCCCCCGGCTCCCGGCCCGGGCTCCCCTGGTCTGGGCCCGCGCCTGGGCTGCGCCGCGCTCCGCAACGTGTCCGGCGCTCAGTACTTGGGCTCCGGCTACACCAAGGCCGTGTACCGGGTCCGCCTGCCTGGCGGCGCGGCGGTGGCGCTCAAGGCGGTGGACTTCAGCGGCCACGATCTGGGCAGCTGCGTGCGCGAGTTCGGGGCGCGGAGGGGCTGCTATCGACTGGCGGCCCATAAGCTGCTCAAAGAGATGGTGCTGCTGGAGCGGCTGCGGCATCCCAACGTGCTGCAG CTCTATGGCTACTGCTACCAGGACAGTGAGGACATCCCAGACACCCTGACCACCATCACGGAGCTGGGCGCCCCTGTGGAGATGATCCAGCTGCTGCAGACTTCCTGGGAGGATCGCTTCCGA ATCTGCCTGAGCCTGGGCCGCCTCCTCCACCACCTGGCCCACTCCCCGCTGGGCTCGGTCACTCTGCTGGACTTCCGCCCCCGACAGTTTGTGCTGGTGGATGGGGAGCTGAAGGTGACAGATCTGGATGACGCCCGTGTGGAGGAGACGCCGTGTACAGGCAACGCCGACTGCATACTCGAGTTCCCGGCCAGGAACTTCACCCTGCCTTGCTCTGCCCAGGGCTGGTGCGAGGCCATGAATGAGAAACGCAACCTCTACAATGCCTACAG GTTTTTCTTCACATACCTCCTGCCCCATAGTGCCCCGCCTTCACTCCGGCCCCTGCTGGACAGCATCGTCAATGCCACAG GAGAGCTTGCCTGGGGGGCGGACGAGACCCTGGCCCAGCTGGAGAAGGTGCTGCACCTGTACCGGAGCGGGCAGTATCTGCAGAACTCCACTGCAGGCAGCCAAGCCG AGTACCAACGCCTCCCCGACAGTACTATCCCCCAGGAGGACTACCGATGCTGGCCATCCTACCACCACGGAGGCTGCCTCCTTTCCGTGTTCAGCCTGGCCGAGGCCGTGGACATCTGTGAGAACCATGCGCAGTGCCAGGCCTTTGTGGTCACCAACCAGACCACCTGGACAG GTCGGCAACTGGTCTTTTTCAAGACAGGATGGAGCCACGTGGTCCCTGATCCCAGCAAGACCACATATGTGAGGGCCTCTGGCTGA